In Bacillus sp. NP247, one DNA window encodes the following:
- a CDS encoding MATE family efflux transporter, whose product MLRYTLLKIDIGKEGTDMTAIHSKNGPTEKLSLFLLTWPIFLEVFLFMLMGIADTFMLSALSDDAVSGVGAANQYLHIAILVLEVIGNGAAIVVSQYLGSKRFMEASKISALAVTLNLGVGLVISAGFLLFSKHMMIAMNLQGDVLTYAQSYLSIVGGAIFLQAIINSLAAIIRVHGFTKQAMFISLGMNIIHIAGNYVLIFGKFGFPELGVQGAAISSAVSRLIALIVFFWLLYRVMEYRVKLQYYFTLSKEYVGKILKIGIPSAFEQVMYQACQIVFLYYATYLGTESLAARQYATNISMFTYLFAIAIGMGTAIIVGRLVGGNEKDEAYTRVWKSVKWAIGVTLFMVILVVTFRTQLMGLFTDNPHIISLGASVLLLSVLLETGRTMNIVIINSLRAAGDAKYPVLIGAFSMVLMSLPLGYFFAFHLDMGLVGIWLAIAIDEWTRAIIMFFRWRSRAWENYALVKPNEQEDNVSVQAQ is encoded by the coding sequence GTGTTACGATACACTTTGCTAAAAATAGATATCGGTAAAGAGGGGACGGACATGACAGCAATTCACTCAAAAAACGGGCCAACAGAGAAATTAAGTTTATTCTTATTAACATGGCCTATTTTTCTAGAAGTTTTTCTTTTTATGCTGATGGGAATCGCTGATACTTTCATGTTAAGTGCATTATCAGATGATGCTGTATCTGGGGTTGGTGCAGCGAATCAATACCTTCATATCGCGATTTTAGTACTAGAAGTCATCGGGAATGGCGCTGCTATCGTTGTATCCCAATACCTCGGTTCTAAACGCTTTATGGAAGCATCAAAAATATCAGCATTAGCAGTAACATTAAACTTAGGAGTCGGGCTCGTTATAAGCGCCGGTTTTCTTTTATTCTCAAAACATATGATGATAGCAATGAACTTACAAGGTGATGTATTAACGTACGCGCAAAGCTATTTATCCATCGTCGGAGGAGCCATTTTCCTTCAAGCTATTATTAACTCATTAGCCGCAATTATCCGCGTACACGGTTTTACAAAGCAAGCAATGTTTATTTCACTTGGAATGAATATTATTCATATCGCTGGAAACTACGTACTTATTTTCGGGAAATTCGGTTTCCCTGAACTTGGTGTGCAAGGGGCAGCTATTTCTTCCGCAGTCAGCCGGTTAATCGCACTTATCGTTTTCTTCTGGTTACTGTACCGCGTTATGGAATACCGCGTGAAATTACAATATTACTTCACTTTATCAAAAGAATACGTTGGTAAAATTTTAAAAATTGGCATTCCATCTGCATTTGAACAAGTCATGTATCAAGCTTGCCAAATTGTCTTCTTATATTACGCAACATACTTAGGAACAGAATCATTGGCAGCACGACAATACGCTACTAACATTTCCATGTTCACTTATTTATTCGCCATTGCGATCGGTATGGGAACAGCTATTATCGTTGGACGCCTAGTTGGCGGAAATGAAAAAGATGAAGCTTACACACGCGTATGGAAAAGTGTAAAATGGGCGATTGGTGTAACTTTATTTATGGTCATTCTCGTTGTTACATTCCGCACACAATTAATGGGACTATTTACGGATAATCCCCATATTATCTCTCTAGGGGCAAGCGTTCTTTTACTAAGTGTACTACTTGAAACAGGACGGACGATGAACATCGTCATCATTAATTCACTTCGTGCAGCTGGCGATGCAAAATATCCTGTTTTAATCGGCGCATTCTCCATGGTATTAATGAGCTTACCACTCGGTTACTTTTTCGCCTTCCATTTAGATATGGGACTCGTTGGTATTTGGCTAGCGATTGCCATCGATGAATGGACGCGAGCAATTATTATGTTCTTCCGCTGGAGAAGTAGAGCGTGGGAAAATTACGCACTTGTTAAACCGAATGAGCAAGAAGATAATGTTTCTGTTCAGGCGCAGTAA
- a CDS encoding peptide ABC transporter substrate-binding protein — translation MKKKIPVFVASTVAMSMILGACGYQKDEPQANAKGDSGKSGAKQVINLTEVSEIPTMDTTLASDAASSKVMNNTMEGLYRLGKGDKLVPGVAKSHTKSEDGKKYTFKLREDAKWSNGDPVTAKDFVYAWQRAVNPDTAAKSGYIMLDVKNAEKINKRELSPDQLGVKAIDDYTLEVELDNPVPYFLDLTVYPLFFPLNEKYMKEQGEKFGLEANTTLYNGPFVLNEWKHEQSFQLKKNPTYWDQKEVKLEEVNFNVVKDTGAAVNLYNTNAIDRVGLSAELVDKYKGQKDFKTINDPTVFFLRFNQKNPALANKNIRNAISSAYDRDGIGEVILNNGSKGAYGLVPSDFVKGPDKQDFRKENGKLSKVDVKEAKKFWEAGKKELGKDKIELEFLNFDNEESKKIGEYVKGELEKNLPGLTVTIKMQPFAQKLKLEDSGQFDISFTGWGPDFPDAITFLDMFITDGSQNKMSYSNAQYDDLIKKAKQEGSDVKGRWNDLLKAEKILFEDAAIAPVFQRGRSILERETIKDVYIHKYGGELSFKWASVEK, via the coding sequence ATGAAAAAAAAGATACCAGTTTTTGTAGCATCAACAGTAGCAATGAGCATGATTTTAGGGGCATGTGGCTACCAAAAAGATGAACCGCAAGCGAACGCAAAAGGGGATAGCGGGAAAAGCGGTGCGAAGCAAGTTATTAATCTAACAGAAGTGTCTGAAATTCCGACAATGGACACAACACTTGCCTCGGATGCTGCTTCTTCAAAAGTTATGAATAATACAATGGAAGGGCTATATCGACTTGGGAAAGGCGATAAGTTAGTTCCAGGTGTAGCGAAATCCCATACGAAATCTGAAGATGGTAAAAAATATACATTTAAATTGCGTGAAGACGCTAAATGGTCGAATGGTGATCCTGTAACAGCAAAAGATTTTGTATATGCATGGCAAAGAGCTGTTAACCCGGATACGGCAGCGAAATCAGGATATATCATGCTAGATGTGAAAAATGCAGAGAAAATTAATAAAAGAGAGCTATCACCGGATCAATTAGGTGTAAAAGCGATAGATGATTATACATTAGAAGTTGAATTGGATAATCCAGTTCCATATTTTCTTGATTTAACGGTGTATCCACTATTTTTCCCATTAAATGAGAAGTATATGAAAGAACAAGGAGAAAAATTTGGTCTGGAAGCAAATACAACTTTGTATAACGGTCCATTTGTATTAAATGAATGGAAACATGAACAAAGTTTCCAGTTAAAGAAAAATCCAACCTATTGGGATCAAAAAGAAGTGAAATTAGAAGAAGTTAATTTTAATGTTGTAAAAGATACAGGAGCAGCTGTTAATTTGTATAATACGAATGCGATTGACAGAGTTGGTCTATCAGCGGAATTAGTTGATAAGTATAAAGGGCAAAAAGATTTTAAAACAATTAATGATCCAACTGTGTTTTTCTTGCGTTTTAATCAAAAAAATCCAGCGTTAGCTAACAAAAATATTCGTAATGCTATTTCTAGTGCATACGATCGAGATGGTATTGGTGAGGTTATTTTAAACAATGGTTCTAAGGGAGCTTATGGTTTAGTACCATCTGATTTTGTTAAGGGACCAGATAAGCAGGATTTCAGAAAAGAAAATGGAAAACTTTCAAAAGTCGATGTGAAGGAAGCTAAAAAATTCTGGGAAGCAGGAAAGAAAGAATTAGGTAAGGATAAAATAGAACTAGAATTTTTAAACTTCGATAATGAAGAATCTAAGAAAATTGGTGAGTATGTAAAGGGAGAATTAGAAAAGAATTTACCAGGTCTAACAGTAACGATTAAGATGCAACCATTTGCACAAAAATTAAAACTTGAAGATAGTGGACAGTTTGATATTTCATTTACTGGATGGGGACCTGATTTCCCTGATGCAATCACATTCCTGGATATGTTTATAACAGATGGTTCACAAAATAAAATGAGTTATTCTAATGCCCAGTATGATGACCTTATTAAAAAGGCAAAGCAAGAAGGTTCAGATGTAAAAGGACGTTGGAATGACCTGTTAAAAGCGGAAAAAATCTTATTTGAGGATGCAGCAATT